One Argentina anserina chromosome 6, drPotAnse1.1, whole genome shotgun sequence genomic window, ggaggagaagaGTAGGAAGTTGAATTGTGTGGAGAAGAAGATAGAGGTGAAGGTGAAGGAGGTTGAAGAGGTTGAGGTGAAGAAAGATGAGATGGTGAAGGTGGTGAAGGAATTGGAGGGGAAAGAGGACAAGGTGGAGAAGCTGATTgtggagaggaagaagaagctgaGTGGTGTGAGGGGGGTGATTGAGGAGAGGAGGAAGGAGCTCGAGTCGATGAAAGAGGAGGTGGTGAAGGTGGAGAGGAAGTTGAgggggaaggaggagaggctgAGGTTGGTGGAGGAGTCGATGGCGGAGAGGGAGAAGGAGCTGAGTGGTGTGAGGAGGGAAGTTGAGGAGAGGAGGAAGGAGGCTGAGCTGAAGGAGGGTGAGATGGTGAGGGTGGAGAGGAGGATTGAAGAATGTGAGAGGGAGTTGAAGGAGAAAGaggagagaaagaaggaggTTGAGGATTCGATAGGGGAATGCTGTAGAGTGCTTGAGTCGAAAGAGGAGATGGTTCGTGTGGCGGATGAGAAAGGGAGGGAGTTTTGTTTGTTGAAGAGATCAATGGAGGAGTGGGGTTGTAAGGTTGAAGTGAAGGAGAGGGAGCTTGAGGGGTTGGCTGCTAAGTTAGaattgaaagagagagaggtgggATTGAAGGTTGAGGAGCTTGGTTTGATTCGAAATGAGGTTCAGTTGAATGAGGAGCGTTTAATTTCACTTGAGAAATCATTGCGAGAATGGGAGAAGGATCTGCATTCGTTGCAGAAGTCGGTAGAGGAATGCTCCCGGGGGAGTGTGATCACTAGGGATGGAAGAGGATTGCAGCATTTTATGGACGATCATCTGAAGAGAATTGACTCCTTGGGGACTGACCTCTCGGCTATACTCAAAGAGTCTTCAGACCCGGGGAAATTGGTTTTGGATGCAATGCAGGGGTTTTACCCTGAAAAGAGGGAGTCGGCTTTCGAATTGAGAGTCAGAAGAAGAAGTTGTTGCTTATTGTTAGAGGAGTTGATGAGGATGTCCCCACAAATGAATCTTCAAGTGAAAGAGGAGGCAACGAAGCTGGCTGCTAATTGGAAAGCCAAGATGAAAGTGGCCAGTGACAAGGACTTGGAAGTTTTGGGTTTCTTGTGGCTTGTTGCAGCATATGGCGTAACTTCCTACGGTACAAAGGAGATTAAAAGGCTTATATCTAATGTTTCCCATGGTCTACAAGCAGCACAAATAGGCCGGGCCCTCGGTATTACAGAGCTTGGTAAGCTCTTCTTGCTTATTCACATGCCTTTACTCATATTtgtatttgaatttgtttttgttattatCAACCTCTGGTTATTTTGAACATGCAATTTCTGAATTGACTGCCTGTAATATGAATTTCTTTATGGAACCCTC contains:
- the LOC126800623 gene encoding FRIGIDA-like protein 5, which encodes MEEPTAAELSELEAKQRRLGAAFESLSAHASSILQFTVEWKELEDYFESTRSALKARLQQLQDREKEAAEMQARLTAEVERRRKEAEEGEGYLESVKALIKENDEELRVREERYEGLVRLIREKEREVEEKSRKLNCVEKKIEVKVKEVEEVEVKKDEMVKVVKELEGKEDKVEKLIVERKKKLSGVRGVIEERRKELESMKEEVVKVERKLRGKEERLRLVEESMAEREKELSGVRREVEERRKEAELKEGEMVRVERRIEECERELKEKEERKKEVEDSIGECCRVLESKEEMVRVADEKGREFCLLKRSMEEWGCKVEVKERELEGLAAKLELKEREVGLKVEELGLIRNEVQLNEERLISLEKSLREWEKDLHSLQKSVEECSRGSVITRDGRGLQHFMDDHLKRIDSLGTDLSAILKESSDPGKLVLDAMQGFYPEKRESAFELRVRRRSCCLLLEELMRMSPQMNLQVKEEATKLAANWKAKMKVASDKDLEVLGFLWLVAAYGVTSYGTKEIKRLISNVSHGLQAAQIGRALGITELDDFIPRLVEEKQLFQALGFVFKFKLLDKFTPVRVLKDYLKDVSLSETLKRKKSVDEKVEFIDSQIADLKAVLQCIREYNLESEYPSKEIEVQIGELKKLKDICRGPENCLASVTRQQAQSRGKKRSSSTSPAVQPGQQKNKFHQTAEASPTSYKSPRFTPVHLHSTVSRLSPSLALAYGNNLQGGQVGDMASNSSEVVRSSSLGYRNHGQPGQVGNAAANSVEFDRSSSLVSGIHGQRGQLDHMAANLAEVNPHFGTIDEVDPHFRAPNLSNPYQLRDFTPFPARYGPY